Within the Mus caroli chromosome 10, CAROLI_EIJ_v1.1, whole genome shotgun sequence genome, the region GATCTTCTATAccattaatttgtgtgtatgttttctctggtaggggtgtgtgtgtgtgtgtgtgtgtgttttccttttacaGCTATGTGATATAAATTAGTGTCAATAATGGTGAACTCCCAGCAGTGCTTTTATTGGTCAATATTGGTTTTGGTTNNNNNNNNNNNggggaggggaggggaggagaggagaggagaggagaggagaggaggagaggagaggagaggagaggagaggagaggagaggagaggactgcttgtggacgttgtacatcgtggtgcgcactaggctccgcaccacgatgtacaacgtccacaagcagcaagaACCAATATTGAACATGGGACATGTTGATGCTTTCATGTTTTATTGGTTTCTTTCAGAAAGTCAAAGTTTTCAAAATTAGAAGTGTAAAATAGGTTACAAGAATATGTGCTAACAGTGACTATATTctgttttgtaaatataaaatttaaaatattttcttgggacaaatataaaaatagaaaatttgaaaatgtagaTGACCTATAAAGGTGAAAGAACGAATATACATAGAAAATTACTATCAgtcaatacttaaaaaaaaagagagataaagaataagaaagaataaaaataaggaggccagaagaaaagtttgtttccagaaatttaatatatttgagtAAAATATAGAAGAAGAAATTGTTTCTAGAAGTTTATAGACTAAAATCAATTATTAGTAAAACctcacaaataatattttaagcatACATTTGCTAGAAAGTCATAGATATATGATTTTTCCATAGGGATTTCATAgtggaatattttgatttttataaatttcatagcatcaaattaaaaaaagaagtgattcCAGCAACACATAGGAGAAATCATGAGTACAGataccatcattaaaaatatgaaaattttgaAGACTTACACTAGCCCTGCAATtgttataatataaaaatgaagtataCATATGTTAAAACGGTAGCTGTTATGGCCTATAATTTCAATAGTCTTACTAATACACTAATCAAGCCTAACTTACTACTTTGAAGTAGTTGAGGTACACTTTTTAATGATGTCCTTTAGGGATTCTTTGACTTGCTTATTTCTTAGGGTATATATAAAAGGGTTTAGTACGGGTGCAAGTGCAAGAGTGAGAATGGCAATCCCCTTGTTTAAAGATATCCTCTCCTCAGCAGAAGGTTTGATGTACATAAAAATGCAGCTGCCATAAGAGATGGAGACAACGATCATGTGTGAGGAacaggtggagaaggccttctTCTTCTGCTGAGCAGAGGGGAACCTCAGAATTGTACTTATGATTTTCCCATAAGAGAACATTACTAGTGCCAAGGTCATCAGGAGAATAAAGATGGCAAAAATGAAGTTGAGCAGTTGCATGAACCTTGTATCATTGCAGGAAAGCTTCAAGATGGGGGAGTAGTCgcagaaaaaatgttcaataataGTATCACAGAATTCCAAACTCAGACTCACCATGACTCCAGGGCAGATCGCAAACACAGCAATTAAACAGCAGCTGACAAACAGCAATGTACACACTCTGTTGTTCATGATGGTTGTATAATGAAGGGGTCTAcaaatggccacatagcggtcataggacaTGACAGCCAGCAAGAAAAACTGTGCTATGCCAAAGATAAAGGCAGCAAACAACTGTGTGAAGCAAGCCTCCACTGAAATAGTTTTATCCATGGTCACTATGCTGACCAGGAACCTAGGGATACAAGTAGATGTCAGAGAGATTTCTAAGAAGGAAAACTTCTGAAGGAAGTAATACATGGGCGTTTTGAGGTGGGAATCCAACAGGGTGAGAAGGATGATGGTAAGATTTCCAGTGATGCTCAGCACATATGTTATAAATAGGAAAAGGAAGATTACAATTTGCCACTTTGGGTCTTCTGTCAATCCCAGAAGAATAAAGGTTGTCACCAATGTATGGTTTCTCATGTTTAAATGTCTTCTAGATCTTTCCAGCCtggcaaaaaataataattggtgGGTTCTTTTTGTAAAGACTTGAAAGTGGTATGAAGAATCCTGCAATGCAATGAAATTAAATGCAGAAGGTTTTGTTTCCTGCTAAGTTTCCACATTTACTCATTGGTCAGAACTACAACTATAATAGCACTTATATAAACCCATGTCTCAGATACtcattttcaataattttcagattttattctacttggaaaaattatttattattttctgtgatgaatatttgcatgtttctcattttctacccacatttttgaaaataaaacttccaCTACTACAGATTCCCAGAATTTATTTTAGGctgaaacacaaaaataaaacacaaaaccaacaaggcaaaaaatatatcaaaacaaaacaaaattacaacaAAAAGCTATCAGAAAAGTCACAACGTTTGTTGTGTGTTGGCTACTACCCTTGGGCATGGGGAccgccctggagtgtggttgatatgtCAAGTAAGACTCCATTATAGAAAACTGACTTTTCCCTTCACTGGTggatatcaattgcaaatagtttcttggttaggAATGAAACCCCATGTTCACTTCCTCTCCTCATCTCACCTGAACCAAAGCAAGTATTGTTCTTGCTGCCAGAGTCTCTTTGAGTTTGTGCTTCTGTCCTGCTGTGTCTAGAAggcactgtttccttggaaacatccatcccctttggctcttacaatctttccacatcCTCTTCTGCATAGCTCTTTGAGCCTTCAGGGAAGGGGTCtgaattgtttttgaaatagagtttcactatgtatcccaggctggttaGGAGCTAACTATGTGAtccaaagttttctttttttaagtgacaTAATATCCTTAATTCTAGCTAATtagattaatattattttatcctTTAGAAATAgaccaaataaaatgtaattatcataaaaatttaaaagtctaattataaaagtatttaaGAATTAGAAAGTAGGAGAAATGTGTTACTTTTTGTAATTGAAGATCAGTATCATTCAGGACTTCTGAAGTCCACATGGATGTGATCTTAGATAAATTTGGCATGTATTGGGTGTTCATTATCTCACATTTTAGTTCAGGAGCGAGTTAGAGATACCTGACATAGTCCAGGGTGATCTTAAACATACAGaagtgcctctgtctcctgagtgctggaattgaaggcatgcGTTACCACATTCAGAACGATTTCATATTTTAAGGGGttaaatcaatgaaaatgaaatttgaaataaatctttaaaaatgataatttgttagtgatattttttaatttcagagtTCTTGATCATCACTAAATAAACTAGTTCTGCAGGAAAACAGCTTTACAAGTCTTATATTAAAACTTGTTTGAATCAGCAAGTAAACAttttacaattaatttaaaacatttcttcttAATTATTTTCCACTTCAACTTTTGTAGCTTTCTTGGTGTAAGAAACCATTTACATTCAATACTACCTCCAATGTTAACAATTATGTTTTCCAATTCTTAAATATAAGCAATATATACCAATAAAGTTTGAATAAATGGCACTGAAAGTTACTATGTGTAAAGCTTTTCTGATAAACAAGCATAGCCAGTTTTCAAATGCATAAGTGGAAAGCTTACCTGTGAGTTACATGAATGCTATCAGATTTCTCTAATGCTAGATTTAGTTGGTACAATCTATGTTCAAGACAGAACTGTTCTTAATACAACCTTTTTGTACGCGACATGAAAATACTAAAATTACTTACTCTCCTTGTGTTCCTGAGAGGTTTTATTTGTAGATACATTATAAACTTTATTTGTGTCTAAAAATGTAACATGAAAATTTCTTCCAAAATGAATATTGTTTCCTAGTCCACATTTTTTGACTTGTTTCATTAGTTTCAATGGAGAACTTGTTCAGATTAAAATccagttcatttttaaatactCATATTTTCCTGTCTTTGATCACAATGCAGGTGACATTTTTAaatccattgttttgttttctctacaaACTAAAGAAATAGTGTCTTCCCAAACAATAGTGTGTTCCTGTTTTGTTGTAACCAAAGAATTGTAGTCAACTACCTCATTCCATCTTCAATAACCATGATTTTGTCTCGGTATCAGTGGAAGTTGTTATGTTTAATAATGAATAATGTTTTTACCAAGACCTTGTATAGAAGACCTTGGGGATTTTTGTGGAAAGTACACTAATTTACCATTTACATCATTACTTCTAAAGGGAAAATAACAAAGTTATTTTAGTCCTATTTAAAGTCCTAGTCACTAAAGGGAACTTTGTTATGCTGATGACATGTAAAATCCAAGACCTATAGTAAAATTTCAATTGTCTTCAAAATAATTTAGATTTTCAAAACTTCTGAGCATGTATGGGCTCTCtaattattcaatttttaaaaatccaaaaaggaaataattattaATCTGCATGTTACAATACTATCATAACTTGACAAGAAATATGCTATTTGTGGAGTCTaccttacttttttcttttagtctcCAAACAAATTAACCACATTAATATCTATATAGTAATAACAGGACTAGAAAAGCTTATGTAGGACAGCCTACATAAGCTTTCAGTAATTTTcagaatgtgaataaataaaatctttcaagGAAACAATCTGAAATTTTGTAGACATGTAATCTAAACTACAGGAAAGATTTACTCTGAAGTAATATGTAAGAGCAAGttgaagaaattttttaaaagacaaatgtttAATCTTTATTAATAAACTCATTAAAATTACCTCAAATTGATGGAAAATTAAATGTGTTACATATGATACCAGAAAGCTTTCCACAGATAGTGATCTCATCAACTGATTGGGAAACCTATAGCACAGTAAGACATTATCTTTCTGAGGATAAATTGCAATTTAGGaaatttcttaaatttaattttacctAACAAGAAATGAATATGCACTTTTAAATGTAGTATAAGCTTTATTTTGGGGTTTAAAGCAGTGTAGACATATCAAATAATTGAAAGAATTGATAAGGTAACAAATCTGTTATGATGtggcataaaataatttttaggtaaataagaatttaatcccagcattcaggaggcagaggcaggcagatttctaagttcaaggccagcctggtctacagagtgagttccaggatagtcagggctatacagagaaaccctgtcttgaaaaaccaaaaaaaaaaaaaaaaaaaatagaatgccaAACTGATGAAATCATGTATGAAATATGTTTGTTCTCTTCTGTATGGAACTAAGGGAAGTTCAGATGTGCATATAATTTAGCTTGGTAGAAGATGAGAAAGTAGACCATAGAGCAGAAACAATGGTTAAACAGTATCTACAAAAGATtttagaggggctggtgagatggctcagtgggtaagagcacccaactgctcttccgaaggtccagagttcaggtccagagttcaactcccagcaaccacatggtggctcacaaccatccgtaaggagatctggcgccctcttctggagtgtctgaagacagctacagtgtacttacatataataaataaataaatctttaaaaaaaaaaaaaaagattttagagTGTACTTCAAGCTGTCAACTCAGTGACTGAGGAAGCCCCATGACTGGCAAGTGAAGTCTACATTGCTTCGTCTGTTGAGTGAAGACAGAAAGTACATGTGGCAAAATTCttacaatttaataaaaatacaatggaATAGTTTTTGGCTCGTTAGCTGTTTTATAAaggccatttttaatttttattgaaatattttaacacatattttaaatttttattaaatcttataatgtaatatactttgatcatattttcccctCCCCTAGTATCTCTGGACCCTCCTGATCttctattttatgttctttatttctctcttaacaaaatgaaaaactctaaaaacacacacacacaccgagtttattttgttttgttcaactACCCCTGTGCATGGGGTATGTCTTTAGGTGTAGTTAATATACCCcatgagactccattggagaaaactaattttttgttgctaccatctccgaccagcagaaaagaagtgACGAAATCGACatccttctcaaggcagtttataCACGTCACAAATGTGTAGGAAAAGGAATGCCCCAACTCTCTAGGCcatctcccttctttccctccagtCCACTCCTCCTCACCCCAGTTcacgtaggcacagttcattggctcaggactacattcatCACACGTCGTGGTGCGTCTgcgcaatgcagctcaaggtacatggctatcttgagggatataaggaagtcaggtgccagtcataagacttggcagcagtccccgggcgccatcttgggaccgCGGCCACACCTGCTCCACACAATTTTTCCTTAACAAGTGAATATGAACAGATAGAGGAATAAACCCAAGCCTACTTACTCCACTTACTGCTGGGAGCCCACCTGGCTTGAGCCTGTGGATATACTACCTGTCGTCTCAGTCCTgatgtgtctggaagacactgtttccttggagtcacccatcacctctggcttttacaatctttccatcttatCTTTCTCATAGATCCTTGAACGTTGAGGGGAAGATGTAGACATTCAACTTTTTCAATTAGTTAAAAAGTATTAGATTTTATCATAGCATTTCAAAGTCAGTttctttttaatgcattttattaattatttgaatttTGCACATGATTATAATGCATTTTGATTGTATTCATTCCCACTCCTCTGCCTAACTCTTCCCATACCCATCACCCTTGCTATCTTTGcgtctccttttaaaaaataatccaagGACTCCAATTTTTGATGCCCATATTCATGAGTGTGGGGCTATCAACTGAAGTGTGGCCAACCTACTAAGGActatatctttaaagaaaactgtttgTCCTGTTATAAGTTATCagctgtcaatagctcctcaactAAAGGCAGAGGGTTCTGAGACCTCCCTGTAATCTGTTAGGTTGATTCTCTTGagtttgtgcaggtcttgtgcagacaGCAATAGCTTCTGTGTGTTCATGGATGCCACAGTCCTACCATGtctaaaatacataattttgcTTTGGTTCATCCTGACCTCTgattcttacaatttttctgccccttcttctgtGATGGGCTTTGGGTGGCAGTGGCAGCAGGGAGGGGGGTAGTTATATAAATGTCCTATTTGTGGTGAGCAATCCTCTAAAACTTATTTGCTAACCTTTGCTTAGATTTGAGTTTCTGCATTAACAACCATCcattacacaaagaaacttctctgatgagagtaGACTTATACAGGAAAGTTTTATACTATGTACGGTGGGCCTGAGTATCAGAGactttccacagagatctctagCAAGGCCTAGTGGGAGGATTCCGGAGAttgtgggcagggaggggaagttgcttctgctgcttctgctgctgcagttggcaccacctctgtctctgctgttCCTTCCAGGTAACTCTGAACTGCCCTGCACTGAGCTGGGTCTGGCTGGGCCAATGAGAGGAAGACTAGCCAGTGATGAGTGCAGCAGAGCCTTAGGCAGGAGaacagatctcttcccaagtgttacagctcttaggacaaaagGCTCAGATGatggagtagttctcacacaccttttattccctggataggatttatatacagttttgggggtgattcagggtttgacagcaggttcttctcattggcttggactgagagcaTGGGGAaaatttatttgcatgtgggagggcttggtgcagcAATTATGTGATTGATGCCCATACCTCTCTGCAgcggcggggtggggggtgggggcgctgtgggaggctgtagctacatgacaggagccaggtgaccAGGAGGCATGGCTGAACTCCTTTTGTGCCATGCAGGTGGAAATAACCACCCACCAGGACtctggggttccagacctttgctcgacaggagaccaggctgtctgttcacagcccaccaccccacaATCTATATTTAGCAAGATAATGATATTAAGATCACTCCCGGGGCCTGTAAGATATCTCTTCTAGTTATTCTTCTGTTGTTTGATAAAGtatcatgaccaaaaacaacttcaagaaaacagggtttcttttaGCTCATGATGCCAGAGGTgatgtggggcaagtggaaccGAGACACCAGACAGAAAACCTGGTAAGGACAAGCAGATAAGTAATCCtggcaattctcataattgagaatggtagACATTTGAATCTACTCCTAACCAGGTTTTTGTCCTGGAACACATGACCACAACACCTCACTGAGTTGTCCATGACAACTGGTTCCATAGCATAGAAACCCAGAATTCTCTGCTAATGAGGTATCTTGATGGACCCCAAAGCTTTATTCTATAAACGTCCCTTCTTGGACATTCCCTCCTGTGAAAGCTCTGTAATCTCTGATCAACCCTGAGTAAATCTTATGCATCCTTTTCTGCCATGAATAAACAGGACAAACAAAGACTGTCTTAGGGAAGGCCTTAGTCATACAGAGCTGCTCCTAAGCCTCCCACAGAAGGCTTCTCCTCACTCCTTGCACTTTCATGAGGTAGGCCAGATTCCTTCTGTCCTGGACTCATCTTAGGCCTGATTCCCGAATCTCCCCCTTCTCAGTTCTTCAAAGTTCCCAGTGGTGTCTGGATGCCTAtgagtttgagaaccacagcctctGTCCCAGCCCATGCCACTTCTTACCAGGAGAAACACGGGCTGGGACCCTTATCTTAGGCTATGTTTTATCTCCCCTGAGTGGCCTGTCAGCATCCTATGAGCTCTGAATGTAGCCTATCGCCGCCCCTGTGCTTCCTCTCCTTGAGCAGTGTTCTGACAGATGTGAAATGTAGGCCCACAGAGGAATAAGTGTCCACTGTGGAAGGGCAGAAGTGGATTATGGTTGGAACAGGAAGCTGGTTGATCACATTTAAAATGCAGAcaggaagcaaaagaaagcaggaagtggGGTGAGGTTGCATTCAGTGAGGTACTTTTCCAATGAGTTTGCTTTTTCCATAAGCTCCATAACCTTCACCAATATAGCACCACCaatttgaaatgaatatttaaatacagGACCCTATGGAGGATATCACTCTTTCAAACCACAAAGTACACAAAACCAGAGTTCTTGATCAGATTTACAAATATCAtgcatttttttccctcctccctggCTAGTCAGCCTTTCGTATGCCCAGCCCGACCCAACTCAGTGTAGGGAAGCAGTCCTCTGCAGGATGTATAGTTGTCTTAGGGCTttacttctgtgaagagacaccatgaccaaggcaactcttaaaaagggcaatatttaattgggactggcttagaggttcagaggtcagtacattatcatcaatgagggagcatagcagcatccaaaCAGATATCACACAGGAAttgctgagagctctacatcttgatctgaaggcttctagaagACTGTATCATGGGTAGATAGGAGGGTCTCAAANcccacctccacagtgacaaagccatacctattccaacaagaacACAGCCCCTAANAGTAGCACTCCTTGTgagctaagcattcaaacacctgagtccagggagggggatggggaaaaacctactcaaaccactacagtaGCTGATAGAAAATGTCCCTATTCTATAGGCTGCCTCTTCAGTTGATTAAGTTttctttgccctacagaagctttaaTTTAATTCTAGGCCATTCCACCTCTTGATTCCTGGTTTATTTTCTGGGTTGTATTCAGTGTCTTTATGTAAAAGTAACTTATTCATCTAATGTAACTGTCCTCATGGAGGCTTAGTGATGAATAAGCTGACCCTTTtacttctttctgaactctggctggctggttaagcacagctgttctggctcaaactcctcttcaagctgaTTGAATCAAtctgcttctctcagcttctcctgaatgGCTCTGCTTGGCCCCAAACTTACTCTAACAATCTTTTTAATCTTCCAGTTTCTTattctcttgctccttctgtcttcatgtgtgtctagcctgttctctctgcaacctgtctctataaaactgttATGGTAAAAACTGTCTTTGAATTCCATGAACTCCACTCCACTGTACAGCTCCTCAACTCACTGACACAGCTGATCTGACAGactagaactcaagagatctgcatgcctctgtctcttgagttctgggattaaaggcgtgtacaaCCACGTTTGAACCTAAGTCTTCTTTACCTAAAACTTGCTCTATACCAGGCAGACCCAGActagaaatctgcttgcctctgtctcctgggattaaatgtgtgtctgtattctacCCAGATCGTATAGACCTAAAAGGTCTTTATATGTGATGCCTTGCCAGAGtagtcatgttgctggattaaaattcttctacatctTTACGTGAGCCAGTATCCTGGAGTGTAGTCACTACTCTTTCTTCTAGAATATTCAGAGTTTCTGGTCTAATACTGAGCTCTTTGATCTATTTGAAGAtgatgtgtgttgggggagagagaagaagagcaaatttcattcttttatttgctaatatccaggttttctagtactgtttagataattttttgtttttgtttttgtactttgCTTAAACATTACATAGCTGTGGGTGAGAGGATTTATATTTGGTTGATCTTCTATAccattaatttgtgtgtatgttttctctggtaggggtgtgtgtgtgtgtgtgtgtgtgtgtgttttccttttacaGCTATGTGATATAAATTAGTGTCAATAATGGTGAACTCCCAGCAGTGCTTTTATTGGTCAATATTGGTTTTGGTTATATGGAGCTTCTGTACTTTCANCTGAATTTTTAGATTGTGTTTTCTATCTTTTCCACTTCTGAGAATAATTACATTGAATTTCAAAGGGAGACACATTGAATCTATAGAATACCATTTACAAACCCTACCAACCCCAGTGTANGGGAACTCTTCCTGTGTCTGGCTCATCTTCAGTTTCCATCTTCAGGGTTCTAAACTTTTTATTGTATAGGCTTTCACATTATTGATTNNNNNNNNNNNNNNNNNNNNNNNNNNNNNNNNNNNNNNNNNNNNNNNNNNNNNNNNNNNNNNNNNNNNNNNNNNNNNNNNNNNNNNNNNNNNNNNNNNNNNNNNNNNNNNNNNNNNNNNNNNNNNNNNNNNNNNNNNNNNNNNNNNNNNNNNATTTTgcaggggaaagaatatgatctaAACATGTGATATGAAATATATAAGAACAATaaagagcaacaaaaataatcttatgaaaAGAGAGCACATCAAAAAGCTCCTTTGCCAAGATCAAGNCAGCTTTAATAAAGAGATGCAAGGGTTGTTCAACATTCACAATCAAGAGAATTTAATGTACCACATCAATAGATTCAAGGATGGAAACCATATGATCAGCTctttagatgaaaaaaaaaaaaaaaaaagacctttttaCAAAATCCAATGTCCCTGTATGGTGTAAGTTCTGAAAAATTTggaatagaacaaagaaaatctcCTGACATTAACAAACATGTTCAGCAAAGTAGCAAGACATGAACCTGATACACNAAACCAGTAACCTTTATTTATGTCAATGacaaacatagaaagaaaacagggaaataaTCCCAGTCTTAATAGCCCCAAatatcttggaaaaaaatctcaccaAGGAAGAGAAACACTTAGGTAATGAGAACTTTAAGACAAAGAAGCTGAAGAAACactggaagatggaaagaattCTTATGCTCAAGGTGATTAATGTAAAAATGGTTATTTTTACCAAAAGCTTATTACAgaaattcaatgcaatttccatctaatttcaaatgcaatttttaatataaatttagaaattcttAATATTAATATGGGAAccaaaaaaagatacaaaatagctaaaaaccaaaaccaaaccaattcTAAACCATACAGAATAACTGGAAGGATAATTTAAACAATTACACAGCAGGCAGTAATTGTTTCATCAGTCTTTCCTTTGGATCATAGGATGCCTGGCATTATACATAGAATTCAACATCTTCTTGTACCTAATGGTTCTCAAAGGAATTTGATTAAATGTTGCCCAAATTAATTAATTGTAGACACactagtttttcttt harbors:
- the LOC110304019 gene encoding olfactory receptor 6C74-like; the protein is MRNHTLVTTFILLGLTEDPKWQIVIFLFLFITYVLSITGNLTIILLTLLDSHLKTPMYYFLQKFSFLEISLTSTCIPRFLVSIVTMDKTISVEACFTQLFAAFIFGIAQFFLLAVMSYDRYVAICRPLHYTTIMNNRVCTLLFVSCCLIAVFAICPGVMVSLSLEFCDTIIEHFFCDYSPILKLSCNDTRFMQLLNFIFAIFILLMTLALVMFSYGKIISTILRFPSAQQKKKAFSTCSSHMIVVSISYGSCIFMYIKPSAEERISLNKGIAILTLALAPVLNPFIYTLRNKQVKESLKDIIKKCTSTTSK